From the Acetobacter aceti genome, one window contains:
- a CDS encoding contact-dependent growth inhibition system immunity protein — protein sequence MSQTYLTPERIRWLHYKSAAIILSPKYISIESMEIWRGEYFSRTGWCAHAPGDATDAWIGENFRKALVSSEYFNKPEAPRLDPEAIAAMREVSNRRRLAFEDDIARSYDYKDMDQAGRRCDLVFSSWHYLVDDFVILRASKRLTGTHRAWPEDRKYADKHMHVPLSVPDEELGYAIRVALSRCEAPGRQKINTPPESLPLPWGEEKA from the coding sequence ATGAGCCAGACCTATCTCACGCCGGAGCGGATTCGCTGGCTTCATTACAAAAGCGCAGCCATCATTCTGTCACCGAAATATATTTCTATTGAATCGATGGAAATCTGGCGAGGAGAGTATTTTTCCCGCACAGGCTGGTGCGCCCATGCGCCGGGTGATGCGACAGACGCATGGATCGGGGAAAACTTCCGCAAGGCCCTGGTGAGCAGCGAATATTTCAACAAGCCGGAAGCACCCCGCCTTGATCCTGAGGCCATTGCGGCCATGAGAGAGGTCTCCAATCGCAGGCGTCTGGCCTTCGAGGACGATATTGCCAGAAGCTACGACTATAAGGATATGGATCAGGCCGGACGGAGATGCGATCTGGTCTTTTCGTCCTGGCATTATCTTGTCGATGATTTCGTCATTCTACGGGCGAGCAAACGGCTGACCGGCACTCATCGCGCGTGGCCCGAAGACAGGAAATATGCCGACAAGCACATGCATGTTCCTTTGTCTGTTCCGGACGAGGAACTGGGCTACGCGATAAGGGTCGCGCTTTCACGCTGCGAAGCGCCGGGGCGGCAGAAAATCAACACACCGCCTGAGTCGCTTCCACTTCCATGGGGAGAGGAGAAGGCGTGA